One genomic window of Xanthobacter dioxanivorans includes the following:
- a CDS encoding acetoacetate decarboxylase, with the protein MKIADVRRTAYSMPLVNPSYPPGPYRFIDREYMIITYRTDPAALEKVVPEPLEIVAPIVKYEFIRMPDSTGFGDYTETGQVIPVRFNGVEGGYVHSMYLDDESPIAGGRELWGFPKKYATPKLKVETDTLVGSLHYGSVLCASATMGYKHVACDKEKVLAALLTPSFLLKIIPDVDATPRICELVRYFLEDVTIKECWTGPGALGLFPHALCNVSQLPVLEVVSALHVKADLTLGLGEVVFDYLKDGAG; encoded by the coding sequence ATGAAGATCGCAGACGTCCGCCGCACCGCCTACTCGATGCCGCTCGTGAATCCGTCCTATCCGCCGGGGCCGTATCGCTTCATCGATCGCGAGTACATGATCATCACCTACCGCACCGATCCTGCGGCGCTGGAGAAGGTGGTGCCGGAACCGCTCGAGATCGTGGCGCCCATCGTGAAGTATGAATTCATCCGCATGCCGGATTCCACCGGCTTCGGCGACTACACCGAGACCGGACAGGTGATCCCGGTGCGGTTCAACGGGGTGGAGGGCGGCTATGTCCACTCCATGTATCTCGACGACGAATCCCCCATCGCCGGCGGCCGCGAGCTCTGGGGCTTCCCGAAGAAGTACGCCACTCCCAAGCTGAAGGTGGAGACCGACACGCTGGTGGGCTCGCTGCACTATGGCAGCGTGCTGTGCGCCTCGGCCACCATGGGCTACAAGCACGTGGCGTGCGACAAGGAGAAGGTGCTCGCCGCGCTGCTGACGCCGAGCTTCCTGCTCAAGATCATCCCGGACGTGGACGCGACCCCGCGCATCTGCGAGCTGGTGCGGTATTTCCTGGAGGACGTGACCATCAAGGAATGCTGGACCGGCCCGGGCGCGCTCGGCCTGTTCCCGCATGCTTTGTGCAATGTCTCGCAGCTGCCGGTGCTCGAGGTCGTCTCCGCTTTGCACGTCAAGGCGGACCTCACCCTCGGCCTCGGCGAGGTCGTGTTCGATTACCTGAAGGACGGCGCGGGCTGA
- a CDS encoding WD40 repeat domain-containing protein gives MSSAPSSLTGKVQPFTFGTGIVSVAFLDRTAAFVGAEGAVYRVELGEGADGAVRDGAVHGGAVLAAASDGRRLVTGGDDGQVMETLADGTTRPLAAHKGRWIDRVALGPDGVVAYSAGKTAHVLQPKGEARSLDLPSTVGGLAFAPKGLRLAVAHYGGVTLWFPNAAGAKPELYGWKGSHLGVVFSPDGRFLVSSMQEPALHGWRVVDGAHMRMSGYPSRVKSFAFTADGKWLATSGSGEAILWPFQAKDGPMGKEPTMLAPSASSRVTAVATHPKDPVLAVGYEDGMVMMVRITDAAEILLRAPDADAVSAIAWHGVGGAVAFGTLGGKGGVLAF, from the coding sequence ATGTCTTCCGCCCCGTCCAGTCTCACCGGCAAGGTCCAGCCCTTCACCTTCGGCACGGGGATCGTCTCCGTCGCGTTCCTCGATCGAACGGCGGCGTTCGTGGGGGCGGAGGGGGCGGTGTACCGGGTGGAACTGGGCGAGGGCGCCGATGGCGCGGTCCGCGACGGCGCCGTCCATGGCGGCGCGGTCCTCGCCGCCGCGTCGGACGGCCGGCGCCTCGTCACCGGCGGCGACGACGGCCAGGTGATGGAGACCCTCGCCGACGGCACCACGCGCCCCCTCGCCGCGCACAAGGGCCGCTGGATCGACCGCGTGGCGCTGGGGCCGGACGGGGTCGTCGCCTATTCCGCCGGCAAGACCGCTCATGTCCTCCAGCCAAAGGGGGAGGCGCGCAGCCTCGACCTGCCGTCCACCGTGGGCGGCCTTGCCTTCGCGCCGAAGGGGCTGCGGCTCGCCGTCGCCCATTATGGCGGGGTGACGCTCTGGTTTCCCAACGCCGCCGGCGCCAAGCCCGAGCTCTACGGCTGGAAGGGCTCCCATCTCGGCGTCGTGTTCTCGCCGGATGGCCGCTTCCTGGTCTCCAGCATGCAGGAGCCGGCCCTGCACGGCTGGCGGGTGGTGGACGGCGCGCACATGCGCATGTCCGGCTATCCCTCGCGGGTGAAGTCGTTCGCCTTCACGGCCGATGGCAAGTGGCTCGCCACCTCCGGCTCGGGCGAGGCCATCCTCTGGCCGTTCCAGGCGAAGGACGGCCCCATGGGCAAGGAGCCGACCATGCTGGCGCCCTCGGCCTCGTCCCGCGTCACGGCGGTGGCGACCCACCCGAAGGATCCGGTGCTGGCGGTGGGCTACGAGGACGGCATGGTGATGATGGTGCGCATCACCGATGCCGCCGAGATCCTGCTGCGCGCCCCCGATGCCGATGCGGTGAGCGCCATCGCCTGGCACGGCGTCGGCGGCGCGGTGGCTTTCGGCACGCTCGGCGGCAAGGGCGGTGTCCTCGCCTTCTGA
- a CDS encoding linear amide C-N hydrolase, producing MSRHRLPKPRVTGVARRAMALAATALYLAGVGAPLAQACTRAVYLGSAGVVVTGRSMDWSEDMRTNLWVFPAGIARTGAAGANTPKWVSRYGSLIASGYDVGTADGMNEKGLVANLLYLAESEYPKPEGRPALSMSLWAQYVLDNFASVSEAVEALSKEPFVVVTAVLPNGRAAQLHLAISDASGDSAIFEYLGGKLVIHHGRQYQVMTNSPSYDQQLALNSYWEQIGGTVFLPGTFRAADRFARVSFLIKALPAKAEPAIITAVPDQTYDNQAVGSVASVMRAVSVPLGFIEPGSPNIASTIWRTVSDQKNRTYFFDSATSPNTFWVPLSDLDLKPGAPVKKLTLTGGKVYAGNAAARFEPAAPFAFLPVKVD from the coding sequence ATGTCGAGGCATCGCCTCCCGAAGCCGCGCGTCACGGGCGTAGCGCGCCGCGCGATGGCGCTGGCGGCGACCGCGCTCTATCTCGCGGGCGTCGGCGCGCCTCTGGCGCAGGCCTGCACCCGCGCCGTCTATCTCGGCTCGGCCGGGGTGGTGGTCACCGGCCGCTCCATGGACTGGTCGGAGGACATGCGCACCAATTTGTGGGTCTTCCCCGCCGGGATCGCGCGCACCGGCGCGGCCGGGGCCAACACGCCGAAATGGGTTTCCCGATACGGCAGCCTGATCGCCTCGGGTTACGACGTGGGCACCGCCGACGGCATGAACGAGAAGGGCCTCGTCGCCAACCTGCTCTACCTGGCAGAATCCGAATATCCCAAGCCGGAAGGCCGCCCGGCGCTCTCCATGAGCCTGTGGGCGCAATACGTGCTCGACAACTTCGCCAGCGTGAGCGAGGCGGTGGAGGCGCTCTCGAAGGAGCCGTTCGTGGTGGTGACGGCGGTGCTGCCGAACGGGCGGGCGGCCCAGCTCCACCTCGCCATTTCCGATGCGTCCGGCGACAGCGCCATCTTCGAGTATCTGGGCGGCAAGCTGGTGATCCACCACGGCCGCCAATACCAGGTGATGACCAATTCGCCGTCCTACGACCAGCAGCTTGCCCTCAATTCCTACTGGGAGCAGATCGGCGGCACGGTGTTCCTGCCCGGCACCTTCCGGGCAGCGGACCGCTTCGCCCGCGTCAGCTTCCTCATCAAGGCCCTGCCCGCCAAGGCGGAGCCGGCCATCATCACTGCCGTGCCCGACCAGACCTACGACAACCAGGCGGTGGGCTCCGTCGCCAGCGTCATGCGCGCGGTGAGCGTGCCGCTGGGCTTCATCGAGCCCGGCTCGCCCAACATCGCCTCCACCATCTGGCGCACGGTGAGCGACCAGAAGAACCGCACCTACTTCTTCGATTCCGCCACCAGCCCCAACACCTTCTGGGTGCCGCTGTCAGATCTCGACCTGAAGCCCGGCGCGCCGGTGAAGAAGCTCACCCTCACCGGCGGCAAGGTCTATGCCGGCAACGCCGCGGCCCGCTTCGAGCCGGCCGCGCCCTTCGCCTTCCTGCCGGTGAAGGTGGACTGA
- a CDS encoding acyl-CoA thioesterase, whose amino-acid sequence MHDKESNMPDGIPVIRTIAMPADTNPNGDIFGGWLMSQMDLAAGNVAARRSRGRAATVAVEAMSFLSPVAVGDEVSLFGKVVKLGRTSMRIEVEAWRRARASEETTKVTEAVFTFVAIDEDGRPRPIPPEEA is encoded by the coding sequence ATGCACGACAAAGAGTCGAACATGCCGGATGGCATTCCGGTCATCCGCACCATCGCCATGCCGGCCGACACCAATCCCAACGGCGACATCTTCGGCGGCTGGCTCATGTCGCAGATGGACCTAGCCGCCGGCAACGTGGCGGCGCGGCGCTCCCGCGGGCGGGCGGCCACGGTGGCGGTGGAGGCCATGAGCTTCCTGTCCCCGGTGGCGGTGGGCGACGAGGTGAGCCTGTTCGGCAAGGTGGTGAAGCTCGGGCGCACCTCCATGCGCATCGAGGTGGAGGCCTGGCGTCGCGCCCGCGCCAGCGAGGAGACCACCAAGGTGACGGAAGCCGTCTTCACCTTCGTCGCCATCGACGAGGACGGCCGCCCGCGTCCCATCCCCCCGGAAGAGGCCTGA
- the hrpB gene encoding ATP-dependent helicase HrpB, translating into MFDTPLPIDAVLGDLQATLRATACAVLVAPPGAGKTTRVPLALLNEPWEAGGRILVLEPRRLAARAAARRMAQSLGERVGETVGFRTRLGSEVSRRTRIEVVTEGIFTRMVLDDPELSGVAAVLFDEFHERSLDADLGLALALDAQRGLREDLRLLAMSATLDGARVAALMGTGAPAPVIESEGRAFPVETAYLGRDPRMPVDRQMADAILRALRQETGSVLAFLPGAAEIRRTENLLAEAVRDPAVDVVALYGALEAAEQDRAVLPAPTGRRKVVLSTSIAETSLTIEGVRVVVDCGLARVPRFEPDVGLTRLETVRVSRAAADQRRGRAGRTEAGVCYRLWSEGETLSLKPFATPEILAADLTGLVLDLARVGVRDPAALPFLDPPPVPAVAEAKALLRLLDALDADGAVTPLGRRMARLPLPPRLAHMVAVGADAGAGHLSAEIAALLSERGLGGDGVDLVHRLDGFRRDRSRRAEEARRLVARWAEMAGGRDGAGGRRPSAAALLALAFPDRVAKGRGDGTRFLLANGRGAVMDPAAALARAPFLAVAEVGGRAEAARIGLAAALSLDEVETLFAAGITAGTEIAFDLDAAAVRGRTVRRLKALVLSAAPCPVPANGDTARVLAEGIAGLGLDRLPLSAATRQWRERVQFLRAAEGEPWPDLSDAALASTAGDWLAPFIEGRTSLSEVTPAEVANALHARLPYDLAARLEAEAPTHFTAPTGSRLPIDYGAEGGPQVSVRVQELFGLTAHPAIAGGRVPLTLALLSPAHRPIQVTKDLPQFWRGSWRDVRTEMRGRYPRHPWPEDPAVAPPTTRAKPRGT; encoded by the coding sequence ATGTTCGACACCCCTCTGCCCATCGATGCCGTCCTCGGCGACCTTCAGGCGACGCTGCGCGCCACCGCCTGCGCCGTGCTCGTGGCGCCGCCGGGCGCGGGCAAGACCACGCGGGTGCCGCTGGCCCTGCTGAACGAGCCGTGGGAGGCCGGCGGGCGCATCCTGGTGCTGGAGCCGCGCCGCCTCGCCGCCCGCGCTGCCGCCCGTCGCATGGCGCAGAGCCTCGGCGAGCGGGTCGGCGAAACGGTTGGCTTCCGCACCCGGCTCGGCTCGGAGGTCTCGCGCCGCACCCGCATCGAGGTGGTCACCGAGGGCATCTTCACCCGCATGGTGCTGGACGATCCCGAGCTTTCGGGTGTCGCCGCCGTGCTGTTCGACGAGTTCCACGAGCGCAGCCTTGATGCCGACCTCGGCCTCGCTTTGGCTCTCGACGCCCAGCGCGGGCTGCGCGAGGACCTGCGGCTCCTGGCCATGTCCGCGACGCTGGACGGCGCCCGCGTCGCCGCGTTGATGGGCACAGGCGCCCCGGCGCCGGTGATCGAGAGCGAGGGCCGCGCCTTCCCGGTGGAGACGGCCTATCTCGGCCGGGATCCGCGCATGCCCGTCGACCGGCAGATGGCCGATGCCATCCTGCGCGCGCTGCGGCAGGAGACCGGGTCGGTCCTCGCCTTCCTCCCCGGCGCGGCGGAGATCAGGCGCACGGAAAATCTTCTCGCCGAGGCGGTGCGCGATCCCGCCGTCGACGTGGTCGCCCTTTACGGCGCGCTGGAGGCCGCCGAGCAGGACCGCGCGGTCCTGCCGGCCCCGACGGGCCGGCGCAAGGTGGTGCTTTCCACCTCCATCGCCGAGACCTCGCTGACCATCGAGGGCGTGCGGGTGGTGGTGGATTGCGGCCTTGCCCGCGTGCCGCGCTTCGAGCCGGACGTGGGCCTGACGCGGCTGGAGACCGTGCGCGTCTCCCGCGCCGCCGCCGACCAGCGCCGGGGCCGCGCCGGCCGCACCGAGGCGGGGGTGTGCTACCGCCTGTGGAGCGAGGGCGAGACCCTGAGCCTCAAGCCCTTCGCCACGCCCGAGATCCTCGCCGCCGACCTGACCGGGCTGGTGCTGGACCTCGCCCGGGTGGGGGTGCGCGACCCGGCGGCTCTGCCGTTCCTTGATCCGCCGCCGGTCCCCGCCGTCGCCGAGGCAAAGGCGCTGCTGCGCCTGCTGGACGCCCTCGACGCCGACGGGGCCGTCACCCCCCTCGGCCGCCGCATGGCGCGCCTGCCTCTGCCGCCGCGCCTCGCCCACATGGTGGCGGTGGGCGCCGACGCCGGCGCGGGGCACCTTTCGGCGGAGATCGCGGCGCTGTTGTCCGAGCGCGGTCTCGGCGGCGACGGCGTGGACCTCGTCCACCGCCTCGACGGCTTCCGCCGCGACCGCTCCCGCCGGGCCGAGGAAGCCCGCCGGCTCGTCGCCCGCTGGGCCGAGATGGCCGGCGGGCGGGACGGGGCGGGGGGCCGGCGGCCCTCGGCGGCCGCGCTGCTGGCCCTGGCCTTTCCCGACCGGGTGGCGAAGGGGCGGGGCGACGGCACGCGCTTTCTGCTTGCCAACGGTCGCGGCGCGGTGATGGACCCGGCGGCGGCGCTGGCCCGCGCGCCCTTCCTCGCCGTGGCCGAGGTGGGCGGCCGGGCGGAGGCGGCGCGCATCGGCCTCGCCGCCGCCTTGTCCCTGGACGAGGTGGAGACGCTGTTTGCCGCCGGCATCACCGCCGGCACCGAGATCGCCTTCGATTTGGACGCGGCGGCCGTGCGCGGGCGGACGGTGCGCCGGCTGAAGGCGCTGGTTCTGTCCGCCGCGCCCTGCCCGGTGCCGGCCAACGGGGATACCGCGCGGGTGCTGGCGGAGGGGATCGCCGGCCTCGGCCTCGATCGCCTGCCGCTGAGCGCGGCCACGCGGCAATGGCGCGAGCGGGTGCAGTTCCTGCGTGCCGCCGAGGGGGAGCCGTGGCCGGACCTGTCGGATGCCGCGCTGGCTTCCACCGCCGGCGACTGGCTCGCTCCTTTTATCGAGGGGCGGACCAGCTTGTCCGAGGTCACGCCGGCCGAGGTGGCGAACGCGCTCCACGCGCGCCTTCCCTATGACCTCGCCGCCCGGCTGGAGGCGGAGGCGCCCACCCATTTCACCGCGCCCACGGGCTCGCGCCTGCCCATCGACTATGGGGCGGAAGGCGGGCCGCAGGTGAGCGTGCGGGTGCAGGAATTGTTCGGCCTCACCGCCCACCCGGCCATTGCCGGCGGGCGGGTGCCGCTGACGCTCGCCTTGCTGTCGCCGGCCCACCGGCCGATCCAGGTGACGAAGGACCTGCCGCAATTCTGGCGCGGCTCGTGGCGGGACGTGCGCACCGAGATGCGCGGGCGCTATCCCCGGCACCCCTGGCCGGAAGACCCGGCCGTCGCCCCGCCCACCACGCGGGCCAAGCCGCGCGGCACCTGA
- the rplU gene encoding 50S ribosomal protein L21, with product MFAVIKANGKQYRVAAADEITIDHLDAEVGSIFTFPVLMLGGATVAIGTPHVDGATVTGEIVEQTRGDKVIAFKKRRRQNSRRKRGFRADLTVVRITEISGLGESVKAEPKTQRAPAPAAAADA from the coding sequence ATGTTCGCGGTCATCAAGGCAAACGGCAAGCAGTATCGCGTTGCCGCGGCTGATGAAATCACCATCGACCACCTCGACGCCGAGGTCGGCTCCATCTTCACCTTCCCGGTGCTGATGCTGGGCGGCGCCACCGTCGCCATCGGCACGCCCCACGTGGACGGCGCCACCGTCACCGGCGAGATCGTCGAGCAGACCCGCGGCGACAAGGTGATCGCCTTCAAGAAGCGCCGCCGGCAGAATTCGCGCCGCAAGCGGGGCTTCCGCGCCGACCTCACCGTCGTGCGCATCACCGAGATTTCCGGCCTCGGCGAGAGCGTCAAGGCTGAACCGAAGACCCAGCGTGCGCCGGCTCCCGCAGCCGCTGCCGACGCCTGA
- the rpmA gene encoding 50S ribosomal protein L27, producing the protein MAHKKAGGSSRNGRDSDGRRLGVKRFGGQDVIAGNIIVRQRGTKWHPGTNVGMGKDHTLFALVEGKVAFRTKANDRTYVSVLPTAAEAAE; encoded by the coding sequence ATGGCTCATAAAAAGGCAGGCGGCTCGTCTCGCAACGGTCGCGATTCCGATGGTCGCCGTCTCGGCGTGAAGCGCTTCGGCGGCCAGGACGTCATCGCCGGCAACATCATCGTGCGCCAGCGCGGCACCAAGTGGCATCCCGGCACGAATGTGGGCATGGGCAAGGACCATACCCTCTTCGCCCTCGTCGAAGGCAAAGTCGCCTTCCGGACCAAAGCTAACGACCGCACCTACGTATCGGTGCTTCCGACCGCCGCCGAGGCGGCTGAATAA
- a CDS encoding GNAT family N-acetyltransferase, protein MTLCETPSGATLAESCIPVLETDRLVLRAPRLEDVAAVAELANNRKIAEMTANLPFPYKPSDAHAFVETLAATPQSATFALFAKAEGAHAFAGMVSFGRRPPEPAPEIGYWIGEPFWGRGLATEAVRAVIDYAFSETDLSLLVGSARVVNPGSRRVLEKCGFQWSGVGLTRVKALGASVPVDRFQLDRRTWASIRAWGSTALPRHRAAH, encoded by the coding sequence ATGACCCTGTGTGAGACGCCGTCCGGAGCAACCCTGGCGGAGAGCTGTATCCCCGTCCTCGAAACCGACCGGCTCGTGCTCCGCGCGCCGCGCCTCGAGGACGTTGCCGCTGTCGCGGAGCTCGCCAACAACCGCAAGATCGCGGAGATGACCGCGAACCTGCCCTTTCCCTACAAGCCGTCCGACGCCCACGCCTTCGTCGAGACGCTGGCGGCGACCCCGCAATCCGCCACCTTCGCCCTGTTCGCCAAGGCCGAGGGCGCCCACGCCTTTGCCGGCATGGTGAGCTTCGGCCGCCGCCCGCCGGAACCGGCGCCCGAGATCGGCTACTGGATCGGCGAGCCGTTCTGGGGCCGGGGCCTGGCCACCGAGGCGGTGCGCGCCGTCATCGACTACGCCTTCTCCGAGACCGACCTTTCGCTCCTCGTCGGCTCGGCGCGCGTGGTCAATCCGGGCTCGCGGCGGGTGCTGGAGAAGTGCGGCTTCCAGTGGTCGGGCGTCGGCCTCACCCGCGTGAAGGCGCTCGGCGCCTCGGTGCCGGTGGACCGGTTCCAGCTCGACCGGCGCACCTGGGCCTCCATCCGGGCCTGGGGCTCCACCGCGCTACCGCGCCACCGCGCGGCCCACTGA
- a CDS encoding RNA pyrophosphohydrolase yields MSKHQDAPYRPCVGLAVFNGAGKVFLGRRIGGPEHVDATHSWQLPQGGIDKGEEPFDAALRELYEETSIRSVTRLGEIEDWLTYDLPGRIAGEAWKGKYRGQTQKWFAFRFTGVDAEINISRPGGGAHKPEFMDWRWESLDKVTELVIPFKRNVYAEVVRGFRRFSES; encoded by the coding sequence ATGAGCAAGCACCAAGATGCCCCCTACCGTCCCTGCGTCGGCCTCGCCGTGTTCAACGGCGCGGGCAAGGTCTTCCTCGGGCGCCGCATCGGCGGGCCGGAGCATGTGGACGCGACCCATTCCTGGCAGTTGCCCCAGGGCGGCATCGACAAGGGCGAGGAGCCGTTCGACGCCGCCCTGCGCGAGCTCTACGAGGAGACCTCCATCCGCTCGGTGACCAGGCTCGGCGAGATCGAGGACTGGCTCACCTACGACCTGCCCGGCCGCATTGCGGGCGAGGCCTGGAAGGGCAAGTATCGCGGCCAGACGCAGAAATGGTTCGCCTTCCGCTTCACCGGCGTCGACGCCGAGATCAACATCTCGCGGCCCGGCGGCGGCGCCCACAAGCCGGAATTCATGGACTGGCGCTGGGAAAGCCTCGACAAGGTGACCGAGCTCGTCATCCCCTTCAAGCGCAACGTCTATGCCGAGGTGGTGCGCGGCTTCCGCCGGTTCTCCGAGAGCTGA
- a CDS encoding outer membrane protein, which produces MRASLLVTNILAALIAGGAAQAADLASKPVTKAPVAPVFSWTGFYVGAQAGYGWAQNDFSNSVDPLNPTTLSVADAEFSLDGGFVGGQIGYNWQISNIVLGVEADAAWADISGSGSYFNGVAPSCIQSNDACSSKIDALGTITGRLGVAFDRILLYAKGGAAWATTSHTAGNTDLAFPAFSYSATTDSTRWGWTVGAGVEWAFFNNWSAKVEYNYIDLGSNQVTFNFTPNTFINPYQATVDQNVQLVKAGINYRF; this is translated from the coding sequence ATGCGCGCGTCGCTGCTGGTTACAAACATTCTCGCCGCGCTGATCGCCGGCGGCGCCGCCCAGGCGGCCGACCTGGCGTCCAAGCCGGTGACCAAGGCGCCGGTGGCGCCGGTCTTCAGCTGGACCGGCTTCTACGTCGGCGCCCAGGCCGGCTATGGCTGGGCGCAGAACGACTTCAGCAATTCCGTCGATCCGCTGAACCCGACGACCCTCAGCGTGGCAGATGCCGAGTTCAGCCTCGACGGCGGCTTCGTCGGCGGCCAGATCGGCTACAACTGGCAGATTTCCAACATCGTCCTCGGTGTCGAGGCGGACGCGGCGTGGGCCGACATTTCCGGCTCCGGCTCCTACTTCAACGGCGTCGCGCCGAGCTGCATCCAGAGCAACGATGCCTGCTCCTCGAAGATCGACGCGCTCGGCACCATCACCGGCCGCCTGGGCGTCGCCTTCGACCGCATCCTGCTCTACGCCAAGGGCGGCGCTGCCTGGGCCACCACCTCGCACACCGCCGGCAACACCGACCTCGCCTTCCCCGCCTTCAGCTACAGCGCCACCACCGATTCCACCCGCTGGGGCTGGACCGTGGGCGCCGGTGTCGAGTGGGCCTTCTTCAACAACTGGTCGGCGAAGGTGGAATACAATTACATCGACCTGGGCAGCAACCAGGTGACCTTCAACTTCACGCCCAACACCTTCATCAATCCCTACCAGGCGACGGTCGACCAGAACGTCCAGCTGGTGAAGGCCGGCATCAACTATCGCTTCTGA
- a CDS encoding HupE/UreJ family protein: MKARLTRWIHLSAAGAALACAPTAAHAHLVETRLGDFYSGALHPLTDLQQVLPWIALAVLAAFQGAQRARWVILAFPLALLAGGLLSLVLPQPAFGPALGLALVAATGLAVAAALRVPLPVLLGTAGIMGLLHGDQNGAAMAASTDRVLFLAGVMASGYVVMTLATGAALAFLRGGGRGDDVPSTGSWRPIALRAGGSWVAAVGIMVLGLHLVTPGAS; this comes from the coding sequence ATGAAGGCCCGCTTGACGCGCTGGATCCACTTGTCCGCCGCCGGGGCCGCGCTCGCCTGCGCGCCTACGGCGGCGCACGCGCATCTGGTGGAGACGCGGCTCGGCGATTTCTACAGCGGTGCCCTGCATCCCCTCACCGATCTCCAGCAGGTGCTGCCATGGATCGCCCTCGCGGTGCTGGCCGCCTTCCAGGGGGCGCAGCGCGCGCGCTGGGTCATCCTGGCGTTTCCCCTCGCCCTGCTCGCCGGCGGACTTCTCTCGCTGGTGCTGCCGCAGCCGGCGTTCGGCCCGGCCCTCGGCCTCGCGCTGGTGGCGGCGACCGGGCTCGCCGTGGCGGCGGCGCTGCGCGTTCCGCTTCCGGTTCTCCTCGGCACGGCCGGAATCATGGGCCTGCTGCACGGCGACCAGAATGGCGCGGCCATGGCCGCGAGCACCGACCGCGTGCTGTTTCTCGCCGGAGTGATGGCGTCAGGCTATGTGGTGATGACGCTCGCGACGGGCGCCGCCCTTGCCTTCCTGCGCGGCGGCGGACGGGGCGATGACGTGCCCTCCACCGGATCCTGGCGCCCCATCGCCCTGCGGGCCGGCGGAAGCTGGGTCGCGGCCGTGGGCATCATGGTGCTCGGACTGCATCTGGTGACGCCCGGCGCGAGCTGA
- a CDS encoding HupE/UreJ family protein: MKHLVPSARVLLCGALAGLFAAVPLAPAFAHTGSGVALGLVSGFLHPLTGADHLVAMVAVGLWGAQLGNPAIWVLPVTFPLVMAVGGVLGLLGVPLPFVEPVIALSGIALGVMVALAARPPLWVAAVMVGVFAVFHGYAHGRELPDAADAVAFAAGFVAATGLLHLTGILIGVLVRWEAGARAVRACGAAIGCVGLYFLLGAVGIIA; this comes from the coding sequence ATGAAACACCTCGTCCCCAGCGCCCGCGTGCTCCTCTGCGGTGCGCTGGCCGGCCTCTTCGCCGCCGTCCCGCTGGCGCCCGCTTTCGCCCATACCGGCAGCGGCGTGGCCCTCGGCCTCGTCAGCGGCTTCCTCCACCCGCTCACCGGCGCCGATCACCTGGTGGCCATGGTGGCGGTGGGGCTTTGGGGGGCGCAGCTCGGCAACCCGGCGATCTGGGTCCTGCCGGTCACCTTTCCCCTGGTGATGGCGGTGGGCGGCGTCCTCGGCCTGCTCGGCGTGCCGCTGCCGTTCGTCGAGCCAGTGATCGCCCTGTCGGGCATCGCCCTCGGCGTCATGGTGGCGCTCGCCGCGCGGCCACCCCTGTGGGTCGCGGCGGTGATGGTGGGCGTGTTCGCGGTCTTCCATGGCTATGCCCACGGCCGCGAGCTGCCCGATGCGGCGGACGCGGTGGCCTTCGCCGCCGGCTTCGTCGCCGCCACCGGCCTGCTGCATCTCACCGGCATCCTGATCGGCGTGCTGGTGCGCTGGGAGGCCGGGGCCCGGGCGGTGCGCGCCTGCGGCGCCGCCATCGGCTGCGTGGGCCTCTATTTCCTCCTCGGCGCCGTCGGGATCATCGCATGA
- a CDS encoding HupE/UreJ family protein gives MNPSQPPCGQAPVRRRALAALGGLVAALVCLVVAVLAPASGARAHEATMAVITLREIAPGRFIGQWTMPPVDMTLQPIFPPHCTWEPPELVCGARGITGQLSFQGLGSRQSVATIRVIPHEGPMEVYTVSAAKPTVTAARDPGTDMAVWRDLAETYTNLGIDHILRGIDHLLFVLGLIWLVKGGWKLVKTITAFTVGHSLSLAAATFGWVGVPERPLNAAIALSIVFVGVEIVKLQRGEAGLTARHPWSVAFAFGLLHGLGFATALTALGIPQATLPIALFFFNVGVEIGQLTFVMAVLALLWAHRQAQALLPRWGAAIPAYVIGSVASFWFLTRI, from the coding sequence ATGAACCCCTCGCAGCCTCCCTGCGGGCAAGCCCCCGTCCGCCGTCGCGCCCTCGCCGCGCTGGGCGGCCTCGTGGCGGCGCTCGTCTGCCTCGTCGTGGCGGTGCTGGCGCCGGCGTCGGGGGCGCGGGCGCACGAGGCCACCATGGCGGTGATCACCCTGCGCGAGATCGCGCCGGGCCGCTTCATCGGCCAGTGGACCATGCCGCCGGTGGACATGACGCTCCAGCCCATCTTCCCGCCCCACTGCACATGGGAGCCGCCGGAGCTCGTCTGCGGCGCGCGCGGCATCACCGGCCAGCTGAGCTTCCAGGGCCTCGGCAGCCGGCAGTCGGTGGCCACCATCCGGGTGATCCCCCACGAGGGGCCGATGGAGGTCTATACGGTGAGCGCCGCCAAGCCCACCGTCACCGCCGCGCGTGATCCGGGCACCGACATGGCGGTCTGGCGCGATCTGGCCGAGACCTACACCAATCTCGGCATCGACCACATCCTGCGCGGCATCGACCATCTCCTGTTCGTGCTCGGCCTGATCTGGCTGGTGAAGGGCGGCTGGAAGCTGGTGAAGACCATCACCGCCTTCACCGTCGGCCACAGCCTGTCGCTCGCCGCCGCCACCTTCGGCTGGGTCGGCGTGCCGGAGCGGCCGCTGAATGCCGCCATCGCGCTCTCCATCGTGTTCGTCGGCGTGGAGATCGTGAAGCTGCAGCGCGGCGAGGCGGGACTGACCGCGCGGCATCCCTGGAGCGTGGCGTTCGCGTTCGGCCTCCTGCACGGGCTCGGCTTCGCCACCGCGCTCACCGCCCTCGGCATTCCCCAGGCGACGCTGCCCATCGCGCTCTTCTTCTTCAACGTGGGCGTGGAGATCGGCCAGCTCACCTTCGTCATGGCGGTGCTGGCCCTGCTTTGGGCCCACCGCCAGGCGCAGGCGCTGCTGCCGCGCTGGGGCGCCGCCATCCCCGCCTACGTGATCGGCTCCGTCGCCTCGTTCTGGTTCCTCACCCGCATCTGA